In bacterium, the genomic stretch TCACTTTCTAATAATAAAAAGTTGTTTTGACATTCATCTAACCATATAACTTCTCCATCTTCCATGATTATCTGTGCATCTGCCCAATCCGCTCTTGGATGGGATAAATCACCAGAAACAGAATTAACCTTTAGGATTATTTGTTGAACAGAAGAAAGGGGAATTTCTATAAAAAATGGTTTATCTCCTTTTTTTAAAACAGGTGTTTTTACCAATTCTTCGTCTTTCCCTTCAATACTACCTACAACACTTGCTATAAACTGCTGACTGTTATAATTATTATCATAGGTATCATCAATCCCAACTCCAATAAATGATTTGAAAACTTTTGCACCTTTTGGGATATTAACAAGGATTTCACTATTAGCATGCGTACTTAAACCATGCTCAAAACATTTATCACCAATTTTTATAGGTAATTCACCAAATTTTATTACAGGAAAGTCCTGCTTGATAAATTTTAACTGAACTGGTGCAGGAAAAAGTCGCTTATCTGTAAAACAAATAGATGCCCAATTCCCCACTTGCTTTTGTGTTTCTTCTATTTCTCTTTTATCCATTTCCTTTCCTCTCTTAATAAATGTGTCAAGATTTTTTATATTTATATTTGCTTTTAGTTTTTCAATATCTTTACACTCTTTAATTTCTTCTCTTTTG encodes the following:
- a CDS encoding NPCBM/NEW2 domain-containing protein, whose product is MDKREIEETQKQVGNWASICFTDKRLFPAPVQLKFIKQDFPVIKFGELPIKIGDKCFEHGLSTHANSEILVNIPKGAKVFKSFIGVGIDDTYDNNYNSQQFIASVVGSIEGKDEELVKTPVLKKGDKPFFIEIPLSSVQQIILKVNSVSGDLSHPRADWADAQIIMEDGEVIWLDECQNNFLLLESENPPFSFIYNNIPSSSFINKWEKHIEKEEKNSFIFYKISWIDPETSLLVKV